A window of the Streptomyces sp. NBC_00250 genome harbors these coding sequences:
- a CDS encoding beta-ketoacyl-[acyl-carrier-protein] synthase family protein: MTGIPTQRPGGRTKRFDVAVTGVGLVTPAGLGVEANFERVWSGRSTAATDPDLAGLPVDFACRVPDFDAGALLGRRSAVRMDPISHFGVVAARQAVEDAGLDPAAWDGPRVGVVVGTSLGGWSTVEREHGKHLADGPEFVSPLLMVMGPVNMTAGYIAMDLKALGPNQVVSTACASGNTAIGYARALLESGVCDIVLAGGAEAAMSPTAMASLARAGALSTRRDDPASASRPFDADRNGFVAGEGAAMLVLERVEDARARGARIRARVSGFGASADGHHASAPDPTGGGAERAIRAALADALVDTSEVDHVNAHGTSTPLNDITEAGMLRRVFGEKPAVTSTKGVVGHLLGAAGAAEAVYTVLAVERSLVPPTANLNSLDPGIGVDVVAKEARPMEIGAAVNDSFGFGGQNAVIVVTPA, encoded by the coding sequence ATGACCGGCATACCGACGCAGCGCCCGGGCGGGCGCACCAAACGCTTCGACGTGGCGGTCACCGGCGTCGGCCTGGTCACCCCGGCCGGCCTCGGTGTCGAGGCCAACTTCGAGCGGGTCTGGTCGGGCAGGTCCACCGCGGCCACCGACCCGGACCTCGCCGGTCTGCCCGTCGACTTCGCCTGCCGCGTACCGGACTTCGACGCGGGCGCCCTGCTCGGGCGGCGCAGCGCCGTCCGCATGGACCCGATCAGCCACTTCGGCGTGGTCGCCGCCCGGCAGGCCGTCGAGGACGCCGGGCTCGACCCGGCGGCCTGGGACGGCCCCCGCGTCGGCGTGGTGGTCGGCACCTCGCTCGGTGGCTGGTCCACCGTCGAACGCGAGCACGGCAAGCACCTCGCCGACGGCCCCGAGTTCGTCTCGCCGCTGCTCATGGTGATGGGCCCGGTCAACATGACCGCCGGCTACATCGCCATGGACCTCAAGGCACTCGGCCCCAACCAGGTCGTGTCGACCGCCTGCGCCTCCGGCAACACGGCGATCGGGTACGCCCGCGCCCTCCTGGAGTCCGGTGTCTGCGACATCGTCCTGGCGGGCGGCGCCGAGGCCGCGATGTCCCCGACCGCCATGGCCAGCCTCGCCCGCGCCGGAGCGCTGTCGACCCGGCGCGACGACCCGGCGTCGGCCTCCCGCCCCTTCGACGCGGACCGCAACGGGTTCGTCGCCGGCGAGGGCGCGGCCATGCTCGTCCTGGAGCGGGTCGAGGACGCGCGGGCGCGCGGCGCCCGCATCCGCGCCCGGGTCTCCGGCTTCGGCGCCTCGGCCGACGGCCACCACGCGTCGGCGCCCGACCCGACCGGCGGCGGCGCCGAGCGGGCCATCCGGGCGGCGCTCGCCGACGCCCTGGTCGACACCTCCGAGGTCGACCACGTCAACGCGCACGGCACGTCGACCCCGCTCAACGACATCACCGAGGCCGGGATGCTCCGCCGGGTCTTCGGAGAGAAGCCCGCCGTCACCTCCACCAAGGGTGTCGTCGGCCACCTGCTGGGCGCCGCCGGCGCCGCCGAGGCGGTCTACACGGTGCTCGCCGTGGAGCGGAGCCTCGTCCCGCCGACGGCCAACCTGAACAGC